The nucleotide sequence AGCGCCGGCACCGCGAAATACTTTCCCTGATACCGAAAGGCATCGCGCGGCCCGGGATAAAACGCGCCCTCCGCATCGAGTTCGCCGACAAGATCCGTCAGATCGGCGAGCACCCCGCGCGCTGCCCAATCGTAGTAAAACGCCGTCGTCACCATCATGAGATCGGGCTCGTTGGCCGCCACCAGCATCGATTGCAATTTCTCGGCGTAACGGCCGCCCGTGAACATCAGGTCGAGTTTCACGCCCGGATGCGTCGCCTCAAATTTCCGGGCAATCTCCTGCTCGATCGCCGGGGTGCTCCAGAACGATCCGCGCAGCGTCACGCCATCGGTCGCCCGCGGCACGCAGCTGGTCAGCACACCCACCGCTCCCACAACAACGGCGAGGACGAAGGCACGGGGGTTAAATCGTAACATGGGGCAATCGCGGAGGGTGACTCCGGCCTTTTCTCAGACAACGAATAACGTCACTCAAGCGATTGAATCCGGCCACCCCCGCCATCCGACGCCGGAACCACCAACCTACTCCCCATGACGCTGCCTCTTTGTTCGCCCCGTTCGCTCCGCAGATTCGTTGCCTTGCTGGGCACGGCCACGCTTTTCGTCTCCGCCGCCGCTCACGCCCGCGACCACATCATCGCGCTCGACGTCGCCACGGTCGACGGCAAGGCCCTCGAAGTCGCGCCCGGCGACCGGCTGCTCATCGCCGCCGGTCCGCGCCGCATGTTGCGCCTGGAAAACCTCACCGGCTCGGCCGATGCCCCCGTGATCATCATCAACGACGGCGGTCAGGTCGTGATCCACAACGACGATCAGTTCGCCGACATCCTGATCAGTCACTCCCGTCACCTGCATCTCACCGGCACAGGCAGTGCCGACCATGCCTACGGCTTCCATCTCACCGGCACCAATCCCGACGGTTCGGGCATCATCGCCGCCGGCCTGTCGTCGGACCTCGAGATCGACCATATCCACATCCAGGATACGGGTTTTGCCGGCATGCTGGTGAAAACCGACGGCGCGGTGAACACGTTCATGGATCACATCAACATCCATCACAACTTCATCCACGACACCGGCGGCGAGGGTCTCTATATCGGCGAGACCAAGTATCCCGGGCAGGTCTTCCGCCATCTGAAGGTGTGGAACAATGTGATCGTGAACGCCGGTTGGGAATCGCTCCAAATCTCCAACGCTCCCGAAGACGTGCGCGTGCACCACAACGTCTTTCTCAACTCCGGCCGCGAGGAGGTGCTGTGGCAGGACAACAACCTGCAGTTCACGTCGTCGGTCCGCGCCGAGGTCGACCACAACCTCGTCATCGGTTCGATCTCCAACCTCGTTATCGCCTCCGGTGGACTGCCCAAACATTTCCATGACAACTACCTCGCCACCGACGGTTCGACCGGGCCGGTGTTTTACCTCGACGACAGCCGCTTCCCCGATCTGCCCGAGACCACCTTCATCATCGAAAACAATTTCATCCACGCCACGCCGACCATGCAGGCGGTCGTCCAGGCCAACGGTTCACGCAGCCGGCTCCAGTTGCGCCGCAACATCTGGCAGGGCGCCCGGCGGTTCCTGAAAACCCACCGCTGGGTCGACACCTACGAGGTCGTGCAAAACACGAACGTGCCGGTCGCCCCACCCCGGTTTCGTGATCCCGCCGTCGGCGACTACCGTCTCGTCGCCGACGACGTCTACCTCGCGCGCGGCATCGGCCTGCTGCCCGATTGGCAACCGCCCGGGCGTCCTCAAGCGATTGAGTGAGCGGTCGGTTTCCGCCGGGCCGCGCAAGGTAATGCTGAGACCAGATGGATCCCACTCTACCCGTGACCGCCTCTTCGCCCCGCCCCGCTTCCCCCGCTCCCCGTTCGCTGCATATCCAGCCGGCGTGGACGGCGCCGCGCACGGCCTTCCGCCACACGTGGGAAGGCGTGATCAATGTGGACCAGTTTCGCTGGATGGTGCGGCGCGACATGCAGGACCACCTCGCCATCGCTCAGCGCGAACTCGGGGCCCGCCATGTGCGCGCCGTCGGCATGTTCGACGACGAACTGCGTGTGCTCCGTTCGAGCCCCGGTTCGTTTCTCGGCTACGAGTCCAAGGAGCCGCGCACCAACTGGCAGATCACCGACTACATCATCGACTCGTTGCAGGATCGCGGCCTGCACCCGATGTTCACCACCAGCTTCGTGCCCAGCGCCCTCACCTCGGGCCCGACCACCGTCTTTAGTGACAAGTCCCGCACCAGTCCGCCCGACGATTGGCGGAAGTGGGAAACGTTGGTCAAAGAAGGCGTCGCCCACGCCCTCGATCGCTACGGCCCCGACATCGTGCGCCAGTGGTATTTCGAGGTGTGGAACGAGCCCAACCTGCACGGCTGGTTCTGGGGCGGTTCCCAACAGGACTTCATGGACCTGTGGCGCGTCACTCACGGCGCGATCAAATCCGTCGACGCCTCGTTGCGCGTGGGTGGTCCGTCCTGCGGTCGCGCCGAGTGGATCGACGACCTCATGACCTACGGCAACGCCCACGACTGCGCGCCGGACTACCTCATCGCCCACATTTACAACAACGACAGCGCCGAGGATCTCGCGCTCGCCCCGTTCGACGGACCGCAGGAGGACAAGACCAGCAAGTCGCCCAATTCCGCCGCCGGCGTGATCCGCGGTGTGCGCGCCATGGCCGACCGTTTCGGTTTCAAAGGTGAGTTGCATTGGAACGAATGGGGCCGCTCCTTTCACGGCGTCGACCACCGCCGCGAGTGCCCCAGCGAAGCCGCTTTCATCGTGCGCACGCTCGCTGAGATTTCGCAGGAAGCCGACGCCTTCGCGTATTGGTGCATCAGTGACATCTACGATCAGGTCGGCTACGGCCGCGAAGCCTTTTACGGCGGCTACGGCCTGCTGAGCCTGCAAGGCCTGCGCAAACCGGCCTTTCACGCCTTTCGCCTGCTTGGCCTGCTCGGCACCGAACGCGTGGCCGTCACCGGCGAAGGTCTGGACTCGTTTCACAGCGCCATCGCCACCCTCTCTGCGCCCGCCACCGGCCACGTATTGGTCTACGCCTACGACCACGAAGACGAGCCCAGCACCCAAGCCCTTAACGTCGCGGTGGATATTCCGGCCGGCTCACGACCGGGACGCCTCTTCCGCGTCGATTCGCAGGAAAACAATGTTATCGCGCGCTGGCACGACCTCGGAGCCCCGGACTATCTCTCCCGCGCCCAGACCGCCGATCTCGCCGCCGACAACGACCTCACGCCCTCCTCCGTCCGCGTCGATACGACCACGATCGACAGCCGCACCACCGCCCGCTTCCCCATGGAATCCCCCGGCATCGCCCTCCTGGAAATCATCCCCGCCTAACCCCAATTTCCCGCCCCCCTGAACGGGGTCACCCCCCTGAAGGGGGTCAGGCCGTGTTTTGTGTATTTTTTGAATACTCCGATACGTATTTGCGCACGGCATCCGGGCGTCCCATCTGAAGCGCTTCGGCAATCCACGCATACGGAACCGCGCCTCTCTGGCGTAGCTCCCACGCGAGTTGGATTTTCCATCCGACGCTCTTTCGCTCCGATTGAACATCGGCCGTGGTTTTCCCGGCCGCACTCAGCAGCTTCGCCAAAACGGACCTCCAATGAAGTATCTTCACGTCTCGCACCACTTGGCCTTCCACCCCCGGTGCATCGACTTGGGAGTGATGCTGCTCGGCCAGTCCCGCGCGCCAGCGATCCGCTCCGACCGCCCAACCCGTGGTCAAGGCATCATGCTCCGCCCGACAATCGCCTTCATCCTCACGCAGATAGCGATCGCGCAGATGGGACACGTAGGATTCCCAACCTCCGGGCGTATCCTCCATCCCTAGGGTAGTTAACCACGGATCTGCAACCAAGCCCTTGCAGCGCTGGTTTTTAAGAAACCTCGCCAGACTGCTCCAGCGAAATTCATGGAGATGCTCCACTGGCACGATCCCCGCCCGCACCGGATTCAAGTGAATGTAGTCGGCCACGCGGGCCCACACCCCCTCGTTCTGCAACACGAACGCCTGGTATCGCCCCTGAAACAAGTGCCCCCGTTCTCCGCGCAAACGATTGAACCGCGTTGCAAACGTGCTTTGCAGCCAGTGCATCCCTTCTCCCAAGTTCCCGGCGGGCGTGCGCACCGCCAGATGAAAATGGTTACGCATCACCACGTAGGCTCCCAGCTCCCAACCATACTGCGCGACCGCCTCTTCCAAGGTTTTTACAAAAGCCTGGGCAGCCCCAGCCGAGCCAAAGACATCAGAGCGGTAATTCCCCCGGTTGATCACATGGTAGATCGCCCCCGGGTATTGAATTCGTAACATTCGAGCCACCATCCTCACTCTTCACCTCTCAATCCAGGGCAGTCAATACTACACGTAACTCGGCTTGACCCCGTCGAGTGGGACCCTGCTACTCGACCGGGATTTGCGCGACCCGGAAATTGGCATAACGGGCGGAACGGCCGAACATGTGGCGGAGGCCGAGGTGCCCTTCCGCCATGGGCGGGAATGCCGAGGTGTCCCAGTGAAACAAGCGCGTGGCCTCCGCATTGCTCACTTGCATGAAGAGGTCAGCCCCGTGCCGCACCACCGTGATGTGATGTGGCACCCCTGGCGCGAAGAGGCCGGTGCGCGCGTAGTCCGGCGGCATGGCGGTGTCTTCCAATCCGCGTTGCCGATCGGGTCGGTAGCGCCGGGCGCGCACATAATCGGCCGCCGGGTCGGTGCCCTGCATTTCGAACGCGGCGAAGCTCAGGTGATAGGCGTGCACGTGATCAAAGTAGAGCGACATGCGCGGCACCGTGCGCAGTTCGCGCCACGCCATCAGGTCGGCGACGTAGGGCGGATCTCCGGCGCCGGAGGCGAACAGATAGAGGATGTTCACGTTGCGGGTTTCGTGATCGAGCCGCACGTAGTCGAAGTCGATCCGCACATCGTCCGCGAACCGCTGCCGGGTCCAGAGGACGACGTGATGCGCATTATTGCCGACGTCGGGACCGGCTTGGAGCGTCATGCCTTCCGGCCCCGTGGTCACTTCACCGACCTCGCCGTCGAGTTGCCAATGTTTCCGCCAGTCGCCATGGCCGGGGTCGAAGAACGTTTCAGCTGTCGGCGCGGCGAGTAAAGCGGCGAAGCGCTGCGCGAGTTCGTCGGCTGCCGGCGCGGCGGCGCATATTGCCCCCCAAAGCAGAAGGAGCGGTAGGATGAACCGTTGTTGCAACATGGGGCGGAGCAGGTCGGGGAGTCTTCACCAAAAGCCCCGCCTGCCGAGTGGCGAGGCGGGGCGAGGGTTATGATTTACCTGACAACAGACCGACCTAAAAACGAGTATTGAGGCGCAGGAAGAACTGCCGACCGGGTGCGTAGCGGTAACGGTTGGGCAGAAACGTGGTGTCAAAAACGTTCTTCACGTTGAGACCGAGGTTGTAGCTGTGTCCCATGATTTTGACGTTGGCGCCGATCCCCAGGTCGAACTTCACGTAGCCGTCGAGGTTGGCGGGCGGCACGAGTTGTCCACCGGATACGGGCCAGATGTCGGTTTGTTCAAAGTCGGTCACGCCGCGACCACCGAACGTGAAGGTGGTGCCCGTGAACGCCCCGAAATCACCGAGGTTTTGACGCACGAAAAACGCGGCCGTGTGTTCGGGGGCATAGGCGAGACGGTGGCCCTGGCGGGTCAAGAGTTCGGTGCCGTTGCCGAGAGTGACCTTACTTTGCGGATCATTGGCGACCCAGGCATCGGTGTAACCATACGAGAAGATCAACTGGGTCTGGTCGCTGGGCTTCCAACGCATGTCGAACTCGAACCCGCGGCTGGTTTCCTCACCGGATTGGTTGGCGGGAGCGAAGGTCTCCAGCCCCTCCGAGGTCTGCAAAGTCACCTGCGGGAGGAAGCGCACGATGTTGGTATTGCTCACCTCATAGATGGCGGCGGTCATGGTGACTTTGCCCTCCATGAAGTTGGCTTTGATGCCGAAGTCCATGCCTTCACCGGTTTGAGGTTTGGGAGAGAAATACGTCCCGTCGGGCCGACGCGCCGTGCTGAAGATCGGCAGGAACGATTCCGAATAGGTGGTGTAGATCGAGAGCGTGTCGGTGGCCTTGAAGAGCACTCCGACTTGCGGGACCTTGGCCGGTTCGGCCTCGTCGGTCGAAATGGAGCCATCGGCGGCGTTGTAAGCTTCGACGTTGAAATCGTCGACGCGGATGCCGGCCAGGGTGCGCAGGCGACCGTCCATAAAGGCGAGCTGGTTGGAAATATACCAGCTGTCGGTCAGGTTGGTCGAGGTGCTGCCTGAGCTGCTGCGCACGGTGAAATCGTCGCGGGTGTATTGCGTGAACATCCACGTGGAGGGATCCTCGAGATTCCAGCGGGAATTGGGAAACGCGCCCGGACTGCCGGCGGAAATGATGGAGCGATACTGCAACTCCTCGTGTTGGAAACCGAAGAGATTTTTCACTTCGACCCCACCCCAGTTGAATTCATTGGCGATCTCCGCCTGAAACCAACTGTCCCAGGAACCGCGGCGACGGTAGCTGCCATTGCGGTCACGCAGCATGTTGAGGTTCGAGCCGATCAAATTCAGGTTGGTCGCGTTACTGAGCACCTCTTCATCCCAGCTCGCTTCCGTGTAGTCGGCGCGAAAGGTGAAGTTGTCATTGAAGCGGTGCACGAAGTCCACGGTGTAGACCTCCATCTCCGTGTCGTTGAAATCAAGCGGTGCAGACGTGGAGAACGTTCGATCCACGCCGGGCCAGCCCATGTCGTCGATGTTGAGACTGGAGTTATAGGGCAATGCCGACTGCGGGCGATCGCGGTTGCGGCGGGCGTTCTCGTATTCCACCGTCAGCTGCGTGGCGGGGGTGATCCACCAGGTAAGCGAGGGGTTGACCAACGTCTCGGTCATGAGTGTATCCACATCTTCTCTACCTGCTTCCAGGTAGGAGCCGACGAAACGGAAGGCCAGTTTGCCCGGCGCGATGACCGAGTTGTAATCGAGCACGCTTTTGTAGAATTCTTCGGACCCCATGGTGAGACCCAGACTGCCGAATTGGCCCTTCAGGCTGGGGCGCTTGGTGATGTAGTTCACGTTGCCGCCCGGGTTGAGCTGGCCGTAGAGCAGCGAGGACGGGCCCTTGATAATCTCGACCCGGTCGATGTTGGCGGAGCCCGCCAGCCGGAGGCGGCGGAAGCCGTTGCGCATGGGCACGAAGCTGGACTGGCCGCGCAACGTGAAATTGGTGTTGTCCTCTTCATTGGTCGCCTGACCAGCGCTCTGGGAGACACCCGCCGCGTAGACGACCGCGTCAATGAGATCGTCGGCCGCGATGTCTTTGAGAAAGGCGTCCGTGAAGACCTGCATGCTGACCGGAAGGTTGGCCAGCTCCGTGCGGGTGCGAGTGCCGCTCACGGCCTGGGAGCTCGACCATGCGTCGTCCGTCTCGGTCGAGACGACGAAGGGGTTGAGGACGACGGGATCGTCGTTGGTCGTGGCATCGGAATTGGACTGCGCCAACGCGCTCGTGGCGAGCAACGCCAACAGCACGGCGCCGACCCAGGGGGTTCGGCGCGTGGGGTAGGAATCTTTCGGGGTCATCGGTTTTAGTTCTTGGGTAGGATTAGTTAGCAACACAACCGCCACGGAACGAACTTCCCGGGCGATGACCGCACCATGATAATCGGTCGGAGGGAGTTAATCCGGCGCTCACTCAATCGCATGAGCCGTTGAGCCCCCGGGGGCTGCCCTCCCCGACTCATGCGATTGAGTGCACATGACGCTATTCCCTCCGGGAGTTGCCGCCCAATCTTTCCGGGTGCGTTTACCCTCCTTGCCCCGCTCCCGGCTTCATCGCGCCCTCCTCGCCACTATGGGCCACCTTTTCCTGACCGTGTCCGCTCCCGCGCAGACGTTACCTCCGCTGCGAGCAGCGTTTGTGGCGGATCAACCGTTGCTGGATCTGACCATTACGCCACCGGACGACGAGATCTACGAGGTGCGCCTCCATGTCGACGATCTCGATAAACTCGAAACCGCCGCCGACTTGAAATTTGCCGGGGAGATCTATCTGCCCACCAATCCGGACCTGCCGATGAACCCGCTCCCGGGGCACCAGGTTTTCTTCGTGCATCGCAACGCCACCTCCGCGCCGTGGGAACTCGCGGTGACGTTTGCACCGCATACTCGCGGCACCTGGAATCTCAACGGTCCCTTCGCGCCGACGGAAGGTTCGCTGGAGGGCTCGTTCGCCGTTCCCGTCGACCAACTGCTCCCCGGCGAAAACCTCCTCCAATTCAACGGCTGGTCCGTGGCTCCGCCGCAGATGTGGTATCGGCGCGAGGTTTCCTCCCGAGCGGGTCCGACGCACTTCCGTGTCCCGCTGACAGCGATGACCGCCCGGGTGGAGTTATGGTCACCAGGAGGCCCCCAAGCCCTTGCTTCGGTGGAAGTCACGCGGTCGGCACCTCCCGAACGGCCGCCGGCGGCCGTTACCGACGTCAGCGCCGCGACCGTAGCCGATCGCGTTCATCTGCTTCGCGCCGCCCGCGCGGTTGGGGCCAATGTATTGCAATCGCGAATACCGGCGAGTCATCCCCAGTTCGCCGATGGCTTCCATCTCATTTACGACGACACCCGCGGCCTCTGGCGCGTGCCGCACTGGGTGTGGGCGTGGGGGCCGGCCATCAAGCTGCTGCTCGATCTCGAAACCCAGTTGCCGGCCGATCCGGCCCTGCCGCCGGGCACCTATCGCGACGCTGCCGCGGCAGCCGGGTTGCGCAGTCTCGACTTCATTTTCCACGACCCGGACCACCCCACCCACGACATCGCCACGGTGCGCTGGTCGCAATCGCCCGACACGCTCGACGGCGTAGTGGAATACCGCTCGACCGCCGACTCCCTTTTTCTGGCCGGCTGGGGCTGGATGCCGCTGCACGCCGCCACCGGCGACGACCGCTTTCTAACAGCGACCCGTCGGCTTACCGACGCGGCGGAGCGCCTGATGGATGCGTATCCCGTGGTGCCGCAGGACTACGTCGTGCAGCGCGAGCGGTGGACCCCCCACACCCTCGACGAATCCGTGTTCGGAATGGTCGGGTTCGAGCGCCTGCACGCCTTGGTCGGAGACCCCGATGCAATCGATCGCGGCACCCGTTTTCTCGACTCGCATCTCACGCACATGGGCCAACCCGACGGGCTGTTGGCTCGCGGCTGGTTGCGCGATGAGGACCGCGATTTCTGGGACGCCGACATCAAGGGTCACCTCTGGGTGCTGCACGGCTACCTCTCCGGCTACGAACTTACCACCGACCACCGCTACCTCACCCTCGCTCGCCAACTCGCCGCCAAGATCGCCACCGCGCAGGCGGAGGACGGAGCCTGGACCCATGCGTTTCACGTGCCGAAGGCGGAGGACTCGATCGACGAGCGGGCCGTGGCCATCGGCGCGTGGCTGTTTTATGAAATGCACCGACTCACGGGCGACGCGGCTCCGCTCCGCACGGCCCGCCGCGCACTCACGTGGTGCCTGCGCCATCAGGACTTGAGCGCGAATCCCGATCTGCATGGTGCGTTGCCCAACATCACCAACATGGGCCACCTCAACCGTCGGCGCATGACCATTCTCTACTCGACGGTGTTCTTCGGCCACGCGTTGTTGGCGGAACTCGCCTTGCCAGAACTCACTGCGGCGGACTTACCCTGATGGTCGTGGAATCCCCGTCCTTTGTCCGTCTGCCCAGCCTGCACGACCGCGAAATCGATGCCGAGGTCGCTCGGTTGTCGGCACCGACTTCGCCTCCGCCTCCCGCCGACTTCGCGGCCTTCTGGTTGGAGACGTTGGCGCAGGCCCGCGCGATTCCCGTCGCGTCGAAGCTAACGCCGAGCGCCGCAGCCATGACGGGGTTTGAGGTGCAGGAGATTGCCTTCACCTCGTGGGGCCGCGTGCGCCTGCGCGGGTGGTTGGCGACACCGCGCCACCAGCCCGTGCGACGCGGTCTGGTGATCAGTCACGGCTACGGCGGACGCGATGCGCCGGACGCCATTCCGTTGTTGCCCGATGCGGCAATGATTTTCCCGTGCACCCGCGGGCTGGGCCTGAGCATCGATCCGGCTGACCGCGATGCCGCGCCTCATGTGTTGCGCGGCATTGGGTCCCGCGACACCTACATTTTTCGCGGCTGCGCGGCCGACGTCTGGGCCGCGGCCACCGCCCTGATCGAGCACGTGCCCGCCGCCGCGGATTGCCTCGACTATGTGGGGTCCAGCTTCGGCGGCGGCATTGGCGCGCTGGCGTTGCCATGGGACGATCGGTTCCGCCGGGCGTTTCTCGGCGTCCCCAGTTTCGGTCATCATCCGTTGCGCCTGCAAATCCCGTGCGCGGGGAGCGGCGAGTTCGTCCGGCGCTACGCCGCCACTCATCCCGAGGTCGTCGACGTGTTGCGCTACTACGATGCCGCCACCGCGGCCCGCTTTCTGGAACGACCGACGTTGGTGGAATGCGCGCTGATCGACGATGTCGTGCCACCCGTCGGACAATTCGCGGTGCATGCCGCGTTAGCTGGTGACCGGCCGTTGCTCGTGCGTTCCCGCAGTCACGCGGATTACCCGGCGGCGACGGCCGACGACGACGCCGTGCGCACAGCGATCCGGTCGTTCCTTACCAGCTGAGTCGACTTCCACCTCTTCCGTTTTATGCCTACCCCCACCTTTCCCGCCCATTTCACCTGGGGCGTCGCCACCGCCGCTCCGCAAATCGAAGGCGCCGCCTTTCTCGACGGCAAAGGCGAGTCCGTCTGGGATCGCTTCGCCCGCGTGCCCGGAAAAATTCACGGCGACGCCAACCTCGATGTAACGTGCGATCACTATCACCGCTACGCATCGGACTTTGCTCTCATGCAGGAACTCGGGGTCAAAAACTACCGCCTCTCGCTGGCCTGGCCGCGGGTGATTCCCGACGGCGCTGGCACGCCCAATCCGGCGGGGCTCGCCTTTTACGACCGCTTGATCGACGCCATGCTCGCGCACGACATCCAGCCGTGGGTGACGATGTTTCACTGGGACCTGCCGCAGGCGTTGGAGGATCAAGGCGGGTGGCGCGTGCGATCCACCGCCGCCGCTTTCGGGCGCTACGCCGATCTTATCGTCTCCACCTACGGCGACCGCGTGAAAAACTGGATCACGCTCAACGAAATGCGCTGCTTTACGGTGCTCGCCTACGGCGACGTCATCCGCCCACCCGGGATCATCGAGTCCGACCAGATCGTGCACCAGACCTACCACACCGCGCTGCTCGCCCACGGTGAGGGCGTGCGCGCGGTGCGCGAGCACGGCGCCCCCGGCGCCCGCGTCGGGCTCACCGACGATGCGGTCATTCCCGTGCCGATCATGGAAACCGCGCCGCACATCGCGGCTGCCGAACAAGCCTTTCGCGAGCTCAACTACCGCTCGATTGATCCGGTCTTTCGCGGCGAATACGGCGCGCTTTACCAGCAAATCGCCGGAGACCACGGCGCCGAAACCGAGGCGGACGACTTCGCCCTCATCAGCCAACCCACCGACTTCTTCGGCCTCAATATTTACACCGGAGTCTACGTGCGCGCCGGCGAGGACGGTCGTCCTGAAACATTGCCTTTCCCGCCCAGCTATCCGACGGCCGATGCGCCATGGCTACGACTCCTGCCGCAGGCGATGTATTGGGGCCCGCGACTCATGCAAAGCGTCTACGGCGTGAAGCAGATCTACATCACTGAAAACGGAGCGGGCTACGACGACGTGCCCACCGCCAACGGCGAGATCCTCGATCTGCATCGCCGCCAATACGTGCGCCAGTGCCTCGGCGAACTGCACCGTGCGATCGCCGACGGCGTGCCGGTTGACGGCTATTTTTGTTGGTCGTTCATGGATAACTTCGAGTGGCTCGAAGGCTTCAGCAAACGCTTCGGCATCTGCTACACCGACTACGCCACGCAACGCCGCACGCCCAAGCTCAGCGCCCAATGGTATGCGGAAGTGATGCGCACCAACACGCTGGTGTAGCCTACGCCTGCTCGTCCCCCAATCCCCGTCGTGCCCCGCCCCTTTCGCCTCCGTCGTCGTCCGACGCCGACCTCGTTTTTGCCAACAGGGGCGTGGATCGTGGTGCTCGTCGGGGTCGTGTCGTCGGCCGTGTTTCTGAGCTGGCCACCGACCGAGCGTCCGGGACGGGAGTTCTGGATTTTCAGCAATCAACGACTCACCGACTACGAGTCCGCCATCGCGGATTGGAATCGCGACCACCCCGATGCCCGCGATCAAATCAATATCACGTTGCTGCATCTCTCGGCACTCGAACGTCGCATGATGGCGGCGGCGACCGCCGACGCGCCCATTGCCGATTTGGTCGAGGGTGAACGCGACCTCGTCGCCCGCGTATTTGCGGGACCGATCGAAGAGGTGGGATTTGTCGATCTCACCGACCGCATCGCCGCCGAAAACCTGCTCGACCAATTCAACGCACCGTCGCTGTCCCCATGGATCTCGCGCGGGCGGATCTTCGGCCTGCCGCACGATGTGCATCCCTGTCTGCTCGGTTACCGGTCCGACATCGTCGAGGCGGCCGGCATCGATGTCTCGCAGATCGAAACATGGGACGACTTTTACCGCGTGCTCGGACCGCTCATCGCCGACCTCGACGGCGACGGTCGACCCGATCGTTACCTGCTCAACTACTGGGAAAACCAACGCGACCAAACGCAGGCTCTCCTGTTGCAGGCCGGCAGTCAGTTCTTCGACGACGCGGGCCACGTCACCGTCGACCACGCGCTCAACGCCCGGGTGCTCGCGCGTTTGGTCACGTGGGTGACCGGTCCCAACCGGTTCTGCGTGGACGCGCCGGAGTTCACCGCCGGTGGCGACCAGATGCGACTCGAAGGCACGGTCATCGCGTCCATCATGCCCGACTGGCTCGCGGGCACGTGGAAGAACTACATTCC is from Synoicihabitans lomoniglobus and encodes:
- a CDS encoding GH1 family beta-glucosidase; amino-acid sequence: MPTPTFPAHFTWGVATAAPQIEGAAFLDGKGESVWDRFARVPGKIHGDANLDVTCDHYHRYASDFALMQELGVKNYRLSLAWPRVIPDGAGTPNPAGLAFYDRLIDAMLAHDIQPWVTMFHWDLPQALEDQGGWRVRSTAAAFGRYADLIVSTYGDRVKNWITLNEMRCFTVLAYGDVIRPPGIIESDQIVHQTYHTALLAHGEGVRAVREHGAPGARVGLTDDAVIPVPIMETAPHIAAAEQAFRELNYRSIDPVFRGEYGALYQQIAGDHGAETEADDFALISQPTDFFGLNIYTGVYVRAGEDGRPETLPFPPSYPTADAPWLRLLPQAMYWGPRLMQSVYGVKQIYITENGAGYDDVPTANGEILDLHRRQYVRQCLGELHRAIADGVPVDGYFCWSFMDNFEWLEGFSKRFGICYTDYATQRRTPKLSAQWYAEVMRTNTLV
- a CDS encoding ABC transporter substrate-binding protein — translated: MPRPFRLRRRPTPTSFLPTGAWIVVLVGVVSSAVFLSWPPTERPGREFWIFSNQRLTDYESAIADWNRDHPDARDQINITLLHLSALERRMMAAATADAPIADLVEGERDLVARVFAGPIEEVGFVDLTDRIAAENLLDQFNAPSLSPWISRGRIFGLPHDVHPCLLGYRSDIVEAAGIDVSQIETWDDFYRVLGPLIADLDGDGRPDRYLLNYWENQRDQTQALLLQAGSQFFDDAGHVTVDHALNARVLARLVTWVTGPNRFCVDAPEFTAGGDQMRLEGTVIASIMPDWLAGTWKNYIPGLAGKVKLMRLPAWEPGGRRTSVWGGTCLSITTTAPDPEKSWAFAKHLYFSPQVAEGLFRSTATISPVKAMWSRPFYHEPDPFFSGQKVGARYIREAPFVPERASSPFNTMVMDRLMVVLIDLKAHALEHQRFDPIALEPEARRLLAAAQADLEARVGRNVLYRPPPSP